From the genome of Sphingobacterium sp. UGAL515B_05:
CACCAGAAAATGATCTCGGATCGATCAATAATAATATCACTGTGGTCGAAATCCTGGAAGCGGCAAAACGCTCGGCTAAAGAAGGAAAATCCATTGTTTTAAAATAAAAAGGTCCGTAGCTTGCAATGCTGCGGACCTTTTTCATGCCCTCCCATAAGCCATAGACAAAGCCGATCTGCTCAGTTAATAGATTAGCAATCGGCCTAGTTAGTTGGCTAAGGGTCTAAGGGTTCATCAGGATCGATCGTATAGGCCTCTTCTTTTGCCTTGAACTCGATGATCACATCTGAAATTCGTTTACCCAATATATAGGGAATATACCCCAATTCACGCATACAACGATCGCCCATCTTTTCCACCGCATCAATATGCACTTTACTACTGTTAACGATGGCGTATTTATCTTTCGGAAAACCATAATTTAACAGGATACGTGCTGTATTACGCAAATTTGTGGTCGTATGTCGCGCATGTGGATCAATCAATATTGCCGCTTCAGGTACTCCCATAACCTCGATCAGATACTTTTTCATTTCTATTGCCTCAATAAAGTGAGTCTTATAGGGATGTACTTTACCGCCAGACAACACAATAAAAGGGGCCAATTTTTCAAAGTAGCTTCGGGCTGCCATCCGCGCACGTAACATTCCACCTGGACTAATAGGCTGTCCATACACCTCGGGGCCTGCACCTAAGGTCAGCAACAGACTATAGGGATAGCTTGCGAAATCGGTATTTTTGACCGCTTCGTAAGCTTTCTTGTTTTCGAGTTCAATCAGCGGCTCTAGTTGTGCCGCGTCCCATCGCTCATTAATTTCCAACAAGCGTACCGCAGTCATCATGGTCAAAAAAAATGCCGTTTTATGTGTTGGAATATCCTTGCGGATGTCTTGGCGAACATCGTCCAAAAGATGAAGGTAGGCCGCACGTTTTACATCGAAAGAGATCGAATCTATTTTGGGGTAATTGGGACTTTTACCTCCTCCATAGACGTCCACCACATAATTCATTGCCTTTAAATCCTGTTTCAAGGCTTTCGTAAAATAGGCCTTTGCCGTCTCATGATGCAACACACCATAGGTCATTGATGGAATAAGATTAGCCTGAACAAGCTGGTCCAATTTCTTGTTATGACCAATTTGCTCCGCCAATTGTTCTGCCAACAGGTCAATTTCGTTATCCTGCCATTTGAAGGCATTCAAATAGCACATGAGATCAGGACAACTGGCGCTGTTGTTAAAACGTTCGAACCGTTTTTCCAACACCTGTGCGATCGGCTTGGAGTTCACGAGCTCCTGTATAAGGACTGGATCTTTTAAGAGCAAATAGGATGCATAATAATTCTTCTTGATCAGCCAATCCTGTGGACCAACAGGCATATTGTTTACTTGACCTTTGGAAATATGCAGGCAGCATATTCCCAAGGTAAGTAACAAGATCTTTCTGATATTTTTTATCATAGCTATTCAATTGCAGATTAATATCCAGGGTTTTGATACATACGTGCCGGATCCAGCTTATATTCATCAAAAGGAATTGGATAGTATCGATCTTTTGTCGAGATATTGGAGATTTTAGCATTTCCATAATCAGCCT
Proteins encoded in this window:
- a CDS encoding YdcF family protein, with protein sequence MIKNIRKILLLTLGICCLHISKGQVNNMPVGPQDWLIKKNYYASYLLLKDPVLIQELVNSKPIAQVLEKRFERFNNSASCPDLMCYLNAFKWQDNEIDLLAEQLAEQIGHNKKLDQLVQANLIPSMTYGVLHHETAKAYFTKALKQDLKAMNYVVDVYGGGKSPNYPKIDSISFDVKRAAYLHLLDDVRQDIRKDIPTHKTAFFLTMMTAVRLLEINERWDAAQLEPLIELENKKAYEAVKNTDFASYPYSLLLTLGAGPEVYGQPISPGGMLRARMAARSYFEKLAPFIVLSGGKVHPYKTHFIEAIEMKKYLIEVMGVPEAAILIDPHARHTTTNLRNTARILLNYGFPKDKYAIVNSSKVHIDAVEKMGDRCMRELGYIPYILGKRISDVIIEFKAKEEAYTIDPDEPLDP